In a single window of the Platichthys flesus chromosome 5, fPlaFle2.1, whole genome shotgun sequence genome:
- the tppp2 gene encoding tubulin polymerization-promoting protein family member 2: MAESSVSVAEVETAFQKFAVHGDTKATGKEMNGKNFAKLCKDCNVTDGKNVTTIDVDIVFSKVKAKSARVITFEQFNQALTELAAKRFKGKSKEEAQQQLYGLIVGKGPTNVGVTKVAKAAAVDRLTDSTKYTGSHKGRFDDSGKGKGKAGREDIADTSGYVSAYKGSGTYEDKVKD, from the exons ATGGCCGAGAGCTCAGTGAGTGTAGCGGAGGTGGAGACCGCCTTCCAGAAGTTTGCGGTCCACGGGGACACCAAGGCCACGGGGAAGGAGATGAACGGCAAGAACTTTGCAAAGCTTTGCAAAGACTGCAACGTCACCGACGGGAAAAACGTCACCACCATAGACGTTGACATAGTTTTCAGCAAAGTCAA GGCAAAGTCAGCTCGTGTAATCACATTTGAGCAATTCAACCAGGCCCTGACTGAACTGGCTGCCAAGCGTTTTAAAGGCAAAAGCAAGGAGGAGGCGCAGCAACAGCTCTATGGTCTCATTGTTGGGAAGGGGCCGACCAATGTCGGAGTCACT AAAGTAGCGAAGGCAGCAGCCGTGGACAGACTGACTGATAGCACCAAGTACACTGGATCGCACAAGGGGCGGTTTGATGATTCTGGCAAAGGAAAAGGGAAGGCCGGGCGGGAGGACATAGCAGACACTAGCGGCTACGTGTCAGCGTACAAGGGCAGCGGCACTTACGAAGACAAAGTGAAAGACTAA
- the LOC133954326 gene encoding ecto-ADP-ribosyltransferase 5-like, whose translation MMKGNMLIFASLCGLLCWNHADSMTIHFKSLSMEANQRRDNIILKEVDQSSNIPLNLVEESVDDMYFGCNEQMTTMVKKKYDDEKNVNKRIENAWNKAEKCAEERMARLEDKGLTKDHLRAICVYTYDTIYSEFNKAVLTQRKNYGFSFQFHYLHFMLTSAVQILNNKYQCYTTYRRTSVKFTGQINHLIRFGSFASSSYHNSLDKFGTETCFKIQTCSGAFLKHYTYYNSEDELEVLIPPYEMFNITEIVKDNNKIRNMGLTSCKVVYVLKSRGVKSNLNCKLVIF comes from the exons ATGATGAAGGGTAACATGCTGATATTTGCGTCACTGTGTGGGCTGCTTTGCTGGAACCATGCAGACTCCATGACG aTCCATTTCAAGTCTTTATCGATGGAGGCCAACCAGCGCCGTGATAACATCATTCTAAAGGAGGTTGACCAAAGCAGTAACATCCCATTGAACCTGGTTGAAGAGTCGGTTGATGACATGTACTTTGGCTGCAATGAACAAATGACGACAATGGTCAAGAAAAAATATGATGATGAAAAGAACGTCAACAAAAGAATTGAAAATGCCTGGAATAAGGCAGAAAAGTGTGCAGAAGAGAGAATGGCCCGTCTGGAGGATAAGGGTTTAACCAAAGATCACCTGCGTGCCATCTGTGTTTACACATATGATACGATTTACTCAGAGTTCAATAAGGCTGTCCTCACCCAAAGGAAAAACTATGGATTCTCTTTCCAGTtccattatttacatttcatgctGACATCTGCTGTACAGATTCTGAATAACAAATACCAGTGCTACACTACTTATAGACGAACCTCAGTAAAATTTACTGGTCAAATCAACCATTTGATTAGATTTGGGTCCTTTGCCTCTAGCTCCTACCATAACTCCCTGGATAAATTTGGTACTGAAACCTGCTTCAAAATCCAGACCTGTTCAGGTGCATTTTTGAAACATTATACATATTATAATTCTGAAGATGAATTAGAGGTGCTCATCCCTCCTTATGAGATGTTCAACATAACTGAGATAGTTAAAGATAATAATAAGATACGAAATATGGGTCTAACGTCATGCAAGGTTGTGTACGTCTTGAAGAGCAGAGGGGTTAAGAGCAATCTGAACTGCAAACTGGTGATTTTTTGA
- the LOC133954246 gene encoding erythroblast NAD(P)(+)--arginine ADP-ribosyltransferase-like — MARQMLISVPLCLLLCWMLPVGSKTIRNVASRDAIQSIPLNLAKDSVDDMFLGCNVRMAKFVNNKYFKKENNGTFADVWKKSNNCSIEKFQNKDKKDVALTKNHTQAICAFTSNFLEFYQTFNAAVRTSKKQYGTSFPFHFLHFWLTSAVQILNENTDCKTTYRRTKDVFSGKVGQIIRLGSFSSSSAKPNQTEFGNKTCFEINTCLGAPLKNYSTFPNEEEVLIPPYERFKIIKIIKTKLPENLSDCKSVYILESEGVLSNLNCKETRKPRWSRVSII; from the exons ATGGCTAGACAAATGCTTATTTCTGTTCCACTATGTTTGCTCCTTTGCTGGATGCTTCCTGTTGGCTCCAAGACG ATCAGAAACGTCGCTTCACGAGATGCCATCCAGTCCATCCCTTTGAACTTGGCTAAAGATTCAGTTGATGACATGTTCTTGGGCTGCAACGTGAGGATGGCAAAATTCGTCAACAACAAGTACTTCAAAAAAGAGAACAAtgggacatttgctgatgtctGGAAAAAGTCTAATAATTGTTCAATTGAGAAATTccaaaataaagataaaaaagatgTAGCTTTGACCaaaaatcacacacaagcaATCTGTGCTTTTACATCTAACTTTCTTGAGTTCTATCAGACCTTCAACGCTGCAGTCCGAAcaagtaaaaaacaatatgGCACCTCCTTCCCATTCCACTTCTTACATTTCTGGCTGACATCTGCCGTACAGATTCTCAATGAGAATACAGACTGTAAGACCACTTACCGCAGAACAAAGGATGTTTTCAGTGGTAAAGTCGGCCAGATAATTCGCTTGGGCtctttcagctcctcctctgccaaACCAAACCAGACAGAATTTGGTAACAAGACTTGCTTTGAAATCAACACCTGTTTGGGGGCTCCCTTGAAGAACTATTCAACATTTCCTAATGAGGAAGAAGTGCTTATCCCCCCTTATGAGCGCTTTAAAATCATCAagataataaagacaaaattgCCAGAAAATCTGAGCGACTGTAAGAGTGTGTATATCCTAGAGAGTGAAGGAGTTCTCAGCAATCTGAACTGCAAAGAGACAAGAAAACCCAGGTGGAGCAGAGTGAGCATCATTTAG